The following proteins are co-located in the Vigna angularis cultivar LongXiaoDou No.4 chromosome 2, ASM1680809v1, whole genome shotgun sequence genome:
- the LOC108327339 gene encoding berberine bridge enzyme-like 26: MASSKTLNLPTPLSLVALVSYDEKFDQCLSFCSNKAAPFYALIYTPKNVSFSSILESSAQNLRYLVHSASKPEFIFTPLTDSHVQVAVTCSKKLGVHMRVHSGGHDYEGLSYVSEVESPFMILDLSKLHSIDVDIKDNSVWIQAGATIGEVYYRIYEKSSVHGFLAGLCISLGVGGHITGGAYGSMMRKYGLGVDNVLDAKIVDASG; encoded by the exons ATGGCGAGCTCAAAG ACTCTAAATCTCCCTACACCCCTTTCATTAGTAGCTTTAGTTTCATATGATGAAAAGTTTGACCAATGTCTTAGCTTCTGTTCAAACAAAGCAGCTCCGTTTTATGCCTTAATTTACACTCCAAAAAATGTTTCATTTTCCAGCATCCTTGAATCCTCTGCACAGAACCTAAGGTATTTGGTGCATTCAGCGTCAAAACCAGAGTTTATATTCACACCCTTGACTGATTCACATGTCCAAGTGGCAGTGACTTGCTCAAAGAAACTTGGTGTTCATATGAGAGTTCATAGTGGTGGCCATGACTATGAAGGACTCTCGTATGTTTCTGAAGTCGAGTCCCCTTTCATGATTCTTGATCTGTCCAAGCTTCACTCCATTGATGTTGATATAAAAGACAACAGTGTCTGGATTCAAGCTGGTGCCACTATTGGAGAAGTATATTACAGAATATATGAGAAAAGTTCAGTTCATGGTTTCCTTGCAGGCCTTTGCATAAGCCTGGGTGTTGGAGGGCACATCACAGGAGGTGCATATGGATCCATGATGAGAAAGTATGGTCTTGGAGTTGATAATGTTCTTGATGCAAAAATTGTTGATGCAAGTGGCTAA